In the genome of Hyphobacterium sp. CCMP332, one region contains:
- a CDS encoding DUF2911 domain-containing protein: protein MKKLSALVLSLLISASIFAQIETPMPSPTATISQDIGLTETTIVYSRPGVKDRKIFGDLVPYGEMWRTGANMSTKITFGDEVQINDQNVPAGTYALYTIPGKEEWTIIIHKNISYGGTGGDSYTTDEDLMRFTVKPSSLEDMVETFTIDISNNKMDRSTIDLSWENTRVSFEVLAPVDEKITKMIDRTLNPGGTPYYRAATYYHESGKDLNVALGYVNTAIEKYTAEGSKPFWVARRKALIQADLGKYKEAIKSAEQSTVWATEAKNDSYVKMNEESIAMWKKK, encoded by the coding sequence ATGAAAAAATTATCAGCACTAGTACTAAGTTTATTAATCAGTGCATCAATCTTTGCTCAAATTGAAACCCCAATGCCAAGTCCAACCGCAACGATTTCTCAGGATATCGGATTGACGGAAACTACCATCGTATATTCCAGACCCGGAGTAAAAGATCGCAAGATATTTGGCGACCTTGTACCGTATGGAGAAATGTGGCGTACCGGAGCCAACATGTCAACTAAAATTACTTTTGGTGATGAGGTTCAAATCAATGATCAAAATGTACCTGCAGGAACTTACGCGCTCTATACCATTCCCGGAAAAGAAGAATGGACAATTATCATTCATAAGAACATAAGCTATGGTGGAACAGGTGGTGACAGCTATACAACAGATGAAGATTTAATGAGATTCACTGTAAAGCCGAGCAGCTTAGAGGATATGGTCGAAACTTTTACCATAGATATTTCCAATAATAAAATGGACCGTTCAACAATCGATCTTTCATGGGAAAACACCAGGGTGAGCTTTGAAGTACTGGCGCCGGTTGATGAAAAAATCACGAAAATGATCGATAGAACTTTAAACCCGGGTGGCACTCCTTATTACAGAGCTGCAACTTATTATCATGAGTCTGGTAAGGATTTAAATGTTGCCCTGGGATACGTTAATACAGCCATTGAAAAATATACAGCAGAAGGTTCAAAACCATTTTGGGTGGCGAGAAGAAAAGCTTTGATACAGGCGGACCTTGGTAAATACAAAGAAGCCATTAAGTCAGCAGAGCAAAGTACAGTATGGGCTACAGAAGCAAAAAACGATTCATATGTCAAAATGAACGAAGAATCCATCGCCATGTGGAAAAAGAAATAA
- the rplT gene encoding 50S ribosomal protein L20, protein MPRSVNSVAAKARRKKVLKAAKGYFGRRKNVHTVAKNAVEKGMQYAYRDRKQKKREFRKLWIQRINAGARENGLSYSEFMGKLSKSDMEINRKSLADLAMNNPEAFAEIVKSLK, encoded by the coding sequence ATGCCTAGATCGGTAAATTCAGTGGCTGCAAAAGCCAGAAGAAAAAAAGTACTAAAAGCGGCCAAAGGTTATTTTGGCAGACGCAAAAATGTTCACACTGTTGCTAAGAATGCAGTTGAAAAAGGAATGCAATATGCATACCGCGACAGAAAACAAAAGAAAAGAGAATTCAGAAAATTATGGATTCAGAGAATTAATGCGGGAGCCAGAGAAAACGGCCTTTCATATTCAGAGTTTATGGGTAAATTATCTAAATCTGATATGGAAATCAATCGCAAATCCTTAGCTGATTTGGCGATGAATAATCCTGAAGCATTTGCAGAAATTGTGAAGTCTCTGAAGTAA
- the rpmI gene encoding 50S ribosomal protein L35, with protein MPKVKTKSSAKKRFKVTGTGKIKRKHAFKSHILTKKSKKRKLKLTHSTLVHPTNEQQVKDMLNI; from the coding sequence ATGCCTAAGGTTAAAACAAAATCGAGCGCAAAAAAAAGGTTTAAGGTAACCGGAACCGGAAAAATTAAGCGTAAGCACGCTTTTAAAAGTCATATTTTGACGAAAAAGAGCAAAAAAAGAAAGTTAAAATTAACGCATTCAACACTTGTTCACCCAACTAACGAGCAACAGGTGAAGGATATGTTAAACATTTAA
- a CDS encoding translation initiation factor IF-3 translates to MYRGPEKEPYRVNDKITTPQVRVVGDNVEVGVYPILKAIQIAEEQGLDLVEISPKADPPVCKVTDYSKFKYEQKKKQKELKSKQHKVVQKEIRFGPNTDDHDFDFKAKHARKFLEDGAKVKAYVHFVGRTIVFKERGELLLLKLIQDLEDVAKVEQLPKLEGKRMSVLLTPTTVKKKK, encoded by the coding sequence ATTTACCGGGGCCCGGAAAAAGAGCCTTACAGAGTAAATGACAAGATTACAACACCGCAAGTTAGAGTTGTAGGTGACAATGTTGAAGTTGGAGTATACCCGATTCTAAAAGCAATTCAGATTGCTGAAGAACAGGGGTTGGATTTGGTGGAGATTTCTCCAAAAGCAGATCCTCCTGTGTGCAAGGTAACGGATTATTCTAAGTTTAAGTACGAACAGAAAAAGAAGCAGAAAGAGCTTAAATCAAAACAACATAAGGTTGTTCAAAAGGAAATTCGCTTTGGACCCAACACGGACGACCACGATTTTGATTTTAAAGCGAAGCATGCAAGAAAATTCCTCGAGGATGGAGCAAAAGTTAAGGCCTATGTACATTTCGTTGGTCGAACAATTGTATTCAAAGAACGGGGAGAATTATTGTTATTGAAATTAATTCAGGATTTGGAAGATGTGGCCAAGGTAGAACAGCTTCCAAAACTAGAAGGAAAAAGGATGTCAGTTTTGTTGACACCAACAACTGTTAAAAAGAAAAAATAG
- the thrS gene encoding threonine--tRNA ligase, whose product MSSKQIFITLPNGEKKAYPKGSTGFEIASDISEGLARNALSIKVNGNVREIHRAINEDAEVQILTWNDQEGKETFWHSSAHLLAEAVEALYPGVKFGIGPPIENGFYYDIDFGEREFSSDDFPKLEAKMTELARQKNEFERREIPKSDALSYFKEKGDEYKIELIDGLEDGEITFYHQGNFTDLCRGPHIPNTGLIKAIKLLNTAGAYWRGDEKRKQLTRIYGITFPKQKELSEYLELLELAKQRDHRKLGKELELFTFSEKVGMGLPLWLPKGARLRERLENFLKKAQVKAGYDPVVTPHIGHKNLYITSGHYEKYGEDSFQPIQTPHEGEEFLLKPMNCPHHCEIYKSRPRSYKDLPLRLAEFGTVYRYEQSGELHGLTRVRGFTQDDAHLFCTPEQVKDEFKKVIDLVLYVFKALGFEKFTSQISLRDPENKSKYIGDDAVWEIAEKAIVEASEEKKLETVTVLGEAAFYGPKLDFMVKDVLGRQWQLGTIQVDYNLPARFELEYIGADNQKHQPVMIHRAPFGSMERFVALLIENCGGDFPLWLAPDQVAILPLSERFKEHCDELMLKFEANDISGFVDHRDEKIGKKIRDAEILKIPFMLIIGEKEANGNKVSIRRHGEGDIGQMNPDDFISFFQKAVQSSIELK is encoded by the coding sequence ATGTCATCAAAGCAAATATTTATTACGCTTCCCAACGGAGAAAAAAAAGCCTATCCTAAAGGCAGCACAGGATTTGAAATCGCAAGTGATATCAGCGAAGGGCTTGCAAGAAACGCACTTTCAATTAAAGTAAATGGCAATGTGCGTGAAATCCACAGAGCTATTAATGAAGATGCAGAAGTGCAAATTCTTACCTGGAATGATCAGGAAGGCAAGGAAACATTTTGGCATTCTTCAGCTCACCTTTTAGCGGAAGCCGTCGAAGCACTTTATCCCGGTGTTAAGTTTGGAATTGGTCCACCTATTGAAAATGGGTTTTACTACGATATTGATTTTGGCGAACGTGAGTTTTCTTCAGATGACTTTCCAAAACTGGAAGCCAAAATGACCGAGTTGGCCCGGCAAAAAAATGAATTTGAAAGACGGGAAATCCCTAAATCAGATGCTTTATCTTATTTTAAAGAAAAAGGCGACGAATATAAAATTGAATTAATCGATGGTCTGGAAGATGGCGAAATCACTTTTTACCATCAGGGCAATTTCACAGATTTGTGTCGCGGGCCTCATATTCCAAATACGGGTCTGATTAAAGCCATTAAACTTTTGAATACCGCCGGAGCTTACTGGAGAGGGGATGAGAAAAGAAAACAACTGACAAGGATTTACGGTATTACCTTTCCCAAGCAAAAGGAGTTGAGTGAATATCTCGAGCTCTTAGAACTCGCAAAACAAAGAGATCACCGTAAACTGGGAAAAGAACTGGAATTATTTACTTTTTCCGAAAAAGTGGGAATGGGATTGCCACTTTGGTTACCAAAGGGCGCGAGGTTGAGGGAAAGACTTGAAAATTTCCTTAAAAAAGCACAGGTAAAGGCAGGCTATGATCCGGTTGTGACCCCACACATTGGTCATAAAAACCTGTATATAACCTCGGGACATTATGAAAAATACGGGGAAGATTCTTTTCAACCAATTCAAACGCCACATGAGGGTGAAGAGTTTTTGCTGAAACCCATGAATTGCCCACATCACTGCGAGATTTACAAAAGCAGGCCGAGGTCGTATAAAGATCTTCCACTTCGATTGGCTGAATTCGGTACAGTTTACCGTTATGAACAAAGCGGTGAATTGCATGGACTCACAAGGGTAAGAGGTTTTACACAAGATGATGCGCATTTATTTTGCACACCGGAGCAGGTAAAAGACGAATTTAAAAAGGTCATAGATCTGGTACTTTATGTTTTCAAGGCACTTGGATTTGAAAAATTTACCTCGCAGATTTCCCTTCGCGATCCGGAAAATAAGTCAAAGTATATCGGCGATGACGCGGTATGGGAAATCGCTGAAAAAGCCATAGTAGAAGCCAGTGAGGAAAAAAAGCTAGAAACAGTGACGGTTTTAGGTGAAGCAGCTTTTTACGGTCCTAAACTTGATTTTATGGTTAAGGATGTGCTTGGGCGACAATGGCAATTAGGAACCATACAAGTGGATTATAATTTACCGGCAAGATTTGAACTTGAGTACATCGGAGCCGATAATCAAAAACACCAGCCGGTCATGATTCACAGAGCTCCTTTTGGTTCAATGGAACGATTCGTGGCCTTATTGATTGAAAATTGTGGTGGCGATTTCCCGCTCTGGCTGGCTCCGGATCAGGTTGCTATTCTACCACTGTCAGAACGATTTAAAGAGCATTGCGATGAATTAATGCTAAAGTTTGAAGCCAATGATATTTCAGGTTTTGTAGATCATCGTGATGAAAAAATTGGTAAAAAAATCCGTGATGCAGAGATTTTAAAAATTCCCTTTATGCTTATTATTGGCGAAAAAGAAGCCAATGGAAATAAAGTATCAATTCGCAGGCATGGAGAAGGAGATATAGGACAAATGAATCCGGATGACTTTATTTCATTTTTTCAAAAAGCTGTACAATCATCAATTGAATTAAAATAA
- a CDS encoding tetratricopeptide repeat protein: MNNIKSLSYLFAILIFLFACSGEKKKERKKLIDTDISINSPEYKRMQISIVSEQIEETPNIARNYDNRAKLYLELENYDSALADASRAIQLDSTNEYYYFTQSKAYKGLQRIGEAFLAAKNAENRFIKSPDFYSYLGKLYFISQDYGASIHYLDLAEDLAPFHTETFFIKGLIYLELGDTIKGIKFLELAIEQVPDDTDIFNVMASVYNAMRQPEMAIEYLKTGLRMSTKDPFLHYNMGVTMLDMGMPDSAKFYFAMSTRVDSTFYLGHYNMGVLSFAEENCEETIEFMTRATKFKEDVERAHAYLGYCLEKLGYHLEALDAFKKALEKEPENQSLKAAKDRVQQKIDFERQSS, encoded by the coding sequence ATGAATAATATTAAATCTCTTTCTTACCTTTTTGCAATTCTCATTTTTCTGTTTGCCTGTAGTGGTGAAAAGAAAAAAGAAAGAAAGAAATTAATAGATACGGATATTTCAATTAACTCTCCGGAGTACAAACGAATGCAAATTTCTATTGTCTCTGAACAAATAGAAGAAACACCGAACATTGCCAGAAATTACGACAACCGGGCTAAACTATATCTGGAGCTGGAAAATTATGATTCCGCTCTTGCTGATGCGAGTAGAGCCATACAGCTCGATTCTACCAATGAATATTATTATTTCACACAATCCAAAGCCTATAAAGGGCTCCAGCGAATTGGGGAAGCTTTTCTAGCTGCAAAGAATGCAGAGAATAGATTTATAAAATCCCCTGATTTTTACTCGTATCTGGGAAAACTGTACTTTATCTCACAAGATTATGGGGCCTCTATTCACTACCTCGACCTGGCGGAAGATCTTGCACCATTTCATACAGAAACTTTTTTTATAAAAGGTCTTATTTATTTAGAGCTGGGTGATACGATAAAAGGAATTAAGTTTTTGGAATTGGCCATAGAACAGGTGCCGGATGATACCGATATATTTAATGTTATGGCTAGCGTATACAATGCCATGAGGCAACCGGAAATGGCCATTGAATATTTAAAAACAGGGCTGAGAATGAGTACCAAGGATCCTTTTCTTCACTATAATATGGGTGTAACAATGCTGGATATGGGCATGCCTGATTCAGCAAAATTTTATTTTGCAATGTCTACCCGGGTAGACAGCACATTTTATCTTGGCCATTACAATATGGGGGTATTGAGCTTCGCAGAAGAAAACTGCGAAGAAACAATAGAGTTTATGACCAGAGCCACTAAATTCAAGGAAGATGTAGAACGCGCACATGCGTATTTGGGTTACTGTTTAGAAAAACTTGGATACCACCTTGAAGCGCTTGATGCTTTTAAAAAAGCCTTAGAAAAAGAACCCGAAAATCAGAGCTTAAAAGCTGCTAAAGATCGTGTACAACAGAAAATTGATTTCGAACGACAATCCTCTTAA
- a CDS encoding carboxypeptidase-like regulatory domain-containing protein codes for MSKCKLFIFFFLIIGLSDYSYGQFIVKGKITDAKTGEGLPFVNVFFPGSSIGTTTDFEGYYTLKAQNAQDSIKATYIGYVSRIKALEKISVQTIDFQLSESLVQLDEVIIHPGENPAFPIMRKVIENKDKYDKRSLEAYQYESYNKIEVDINNISEKFKNRKIFQKVVDLFDSLEAMAGEDGEPVLPLFLSESVSDFYFKRDPEKRREIIKKTRFKGVGLEDASLVSQLIGSTFQEYNFYQNYLTILNKQFVSPISNSWKTFYYFLLSDSSYINGEFCYKLDVDPKVKTDLAFYGSIWVSKENYALKQVDLSITKNANLNYVEAITIQQELTETTAGAYLPTKNRVIIRVANLDDQWAGFLAKFYTSNENIIVNEPKETSFYDQYLTLSEEFDDDDDAYWTQIRHDSLSDAEQYVYNMIDSINDLPVVKTYVEIIDILVNGYKDFGPLEIGPHIYTFSFNNIENSRFRLGFKTNYLFSDHWTLSGYGAYGSGDGVFKYGARVDYLVSKQHWTKFSISRTYDLFQVSVDPERLENNNLFYASTFWGNLRRPFYSEINELSAKSDLFSGITAGVKIKTQTFEPHSSYGFGYGQLNSRRFRTTELEGFVRITRNEKFILNDNERISLGSPRWPIFTLRYTRGLKNTLDGDFDYDKMEMRIEKKFKMGFWGLSRYDLNFGKIYSTLPYPLLNAHLGNANSVFYTSAAFNLMNRFEYVSDEWVSLRWIHFFEGNILNRVPLISKLKWRMLAQANVLFGSLGQNNINIISDFDENQNFVAPPLGLNQREPYVELGYGIENIFKFLRVDAFHRITYLYPGSPKFGVKMSLQFIL; via the coding sequence ATGTCGAAGTGTAAACTATTTATATTCTTTTTTCTGATAATCGGCCTCTCGGATTACTCATATGGACAATTTATTGTAAAAGGAAAAATTACGGATGCTAAAACAGGTGAGGGTTTGCCCTTTGTTAATGTGTTTTTTCCTGGATCGAGTATTGGTACCACTACAGATTTTGAAGGATATTATACTTTAAAAGCCCAAAATGCACAGGACTCAATAAAGGCCACGTACATTGGTTATGTTTCGAGGATTAAAGCACTCGAGAAAATTTCTGTTCAAACTATCGACTTTCAATTGAGTGAATCTTTGGTTCAATTGGATGAGGTAATTATTCATCCCGGTGAAAACCCTGCTTTTCCGATCATGAGAAAAGTGATTGAAAATAAAGATAAATACGATAAAAGAAGCCTCGAAGCCTATCAGTATGAGAGTTATAATAAAATTGAAGTAGATATAAATAATATCTCCGAAAAATTTAAGAATCGCAAGATATTTCAAAAAGTAGTAGACCTCTTTGATAGCCTGGAAGCCATGGCAGGAGAAGATGGCGAGCCTGTATTGCCTTTATTTCTATCAGAATCCGTTTCAGACTTTTATTTTAAAAGAGATCCGGAAAAAAGAAGAGAAATTATAAAAAAAACCAGGTTTAAAGGTGTGGGATTGGAAGATGCCAGCCTTGTTTCTCAATTGATAGGATCTACTTTTCAGGAATACAATTTCTATCAGAATTACCTCACCATTTTAAATAAACAATTTGTCTCACCCATATCGAATAGTTGGAAAACGTTTTACTATTTTTTGCTTTCAGACAGCTCATATATCAATGGTGAATTTTGTTACAAGCTGGATGTGGATCCAAAAGTGAAAACTGATCTGGCCTTTTATGGATCTATTTGGGTTTCAAAGGAAAATTACGCATTAAAACAGGTCGATCTCAGCATTACAAAAAATGCCAATCTTAATTATGTAGAAGCGATTACCATACAGCAGGAGTTAACAGAAACTACCGCAGGAGCTTATTTGCCAACAAAAAACAGGGTGATAATTCGCGTTGCGAATCTCGATGATCAATGGGCGGGTTTTTTAGCAAAATTTTATACCTCAAATGAAAATATCATTGTCAATGAACCAAAAGAGACTAGTTTTTATGATCAGTATTTGACGCTCTCAGAAGAATTTGACGACGATGATGATGCCTACTGGACCCAAATAAGGCATGACTCATTAAGCGATGCGGAGCAATATGTCTACAATATGATCGATTCTATTAATGACTTACCGGTTGTAAAAACTTATGTCGAAATCATTGATATACTTGTGAATGGTTACAAGGATTTTGGACCACTGGAAATAGGCCCGCACATATATACATTTTCTTTTAACAACATCGAAAACAGCCGATTCAGACTGGGTTTTAAAACAAACTATCTTTTTAGCGATCATTGGACATTGAGTGGTTACGGTGCTTATGGAAGCGGTGATGGTGTATTTAAATACGGGGCCAGGGTGGATTACCTGGTATCCAAACAGCACTGGACGAAATTTTCAATTTCCAGAACCTATGATCTTTTTCAGGTAAGCGTTGATCCCGAACGCTTGGAAAATAATAACCTGTTTTACGCCTCAACATTTTGGGGTAACCTAAGAAGGCCATTCTATAGTGAAATCAATGAATTATCTGCCAAATCAGATCTGTTTAGTGGAATTACAGCCGGAGTCAAAATAAAGACTCAAACCTTCGAGCCTCACTCCAGTTATGGTTTTGGTTATGGGCAATTGAATTCCAGGCGATTCAGAACAACAGAATTGGAAGGTTTTGTCAGAATAACCAGAAATGAAAAATTTATACTTAATGACAATGAAAGAATAAGTCTTGGCTCTCCGCGATGGCCAATATTTACCCTACGCTATACCAGAGGATTAAAAAATACCCTTGATGGAGATTTTGATTATGATAAAATGGAAATGAGAATTGAAAAAAAATTCAAAATGGGATTTTGGGGGTTGTCAAGGTATGATCTTAATTTTGGTAAAATCTATTCTACACTTCCATATCCACTACTCAATGCGCACTTGGGAAATGCCAATTCTGTTTTTTATACTTCAGCAGCCTTCAATCTAATGAATCGATTTGAATATGTAAGTGACGAATGGGTATCATTGAGATGGATCCATTTTTTCGAGGGAAATATTCTCAACAGAGTTCCTTTAATTTCGAAGCTAAAATGGCGAATGCTCGCACAGGCCAATGTATTATTTGGAAGCCTGGGTCAAAACAATATCAATATAATTTCAGATTTTGATGAAAATCAAAACTTTGTTGCGCCTCCTCTTGGGCTAAATCAGCGCGAACCCTACGTAGAATTGGGTTATGGAATAGAAAATATTTTCAAATTTTTAAGAGTGGACGCATTCCACAGAATTACTTATCTCTATCCCGGTTCACCAAAATTTGGTGTTAAAATGTCCTTACAATTCATTCTATAA
- a CDS encoding YdcF family protein, with translation MLVRFFRYLVFISVMAFFIILIANVIVIFSTRKGILNAGQKLPDHYYAMVLGTSKKFASGSENLYYKNRMMAVKDLMEKSSPKFLILSGSNPSVYYNEPRDMKLSLSELGIDSLNFIIDSHGDNTFESLKNYSQHYKKDSLIIITQTFHAYRTLLICKQLNINAMVYPAEEVSADITNKPLVREVFARVKALWEFYLFNA, from the coding sequence ATGTTAGTACGGTTTTTCCGATATCTTGTATTTATTTCAGTAATGGCATTTTTTATCATTTTGATAGCAAATGTCATTGTTATTTTCAGTACGCGAAAAGGTATTTTAAATGCCGGGCAAAAACTTCCGGATCACTATTATGCAATGGTATTGGGAACCTCCAAGAAATTTGCCTCTGGTTCCGAAAACCTGTATTATAAAAACAGAATGATGGCAGTCAAAGATTTAATGGAAAAATCAAGTCCTAAGTTTTTAATTTTAAGCGGTTCAAATCCCTCTGTTTATTACAATGAACCAAGAGATATGAAATTGTCGCTTTCTGAATTGGGAATAGATTCATTAAATTTTATAATCGATTCACATGGAGACAATACATTTGAATCCTTGAAAAATTATTCTCAACACTATAAGAAAGATTCTTTAATAATAATTACTCAAACGTTTCATGCATATCGCACACTTCTTATTTGTAAACAATTGAATATCAATGCGATGGTATATCCGGCTGAAGAAGTTTCTGCAGATATCACCAACAAACCACTGGTCCGCGAAGTATTTGCGAGGGTTAAAGCGCTGTGGGAATTTTACCTTTTTAATGCTTAA
- the pepE gene encoding dipeptidase PepE: MTKRLLLLSNSSLPDQNYLEFALDTISDFMGETKKAVFIPFAGVTFTYEEYENKVNEALNKIGIVVQSIHHFDDPVKAIREAHGIIVGGGNTFRLLERCYHFNILEEIRNKVTNGIPYIGWSAGSNLAGPTICTTNDMPIIEPEKFKALNLIDYQINPHYTNALPAGHKGETRDQRLEEYITINKEATVLAIPEGTYLVHDQDGLRYKGKKEGFKFKYGSSKTSFADNQTF; encoded by the coding sequence ATGACTAAAAGACTTCTATTACTAAGCAATTCATCCTTACCGGACCAAAACTACCTCGAATTCGCATTAGATACAATTTCCGATTTTATGGGTGAAACAAAGAAAGCCGTTTTCATCCCATTTGCCGGTGTTACTTTTACATACGAAGAATATGAAAACAAAGTAAATGAAGCCTTAAACAAAATAGGGATAGTCGTACAAAGTATCCATCATTTTGATGATCCGGTAAAGGCCATTCGTGAAGCCCATGGAATAATAGTTGGAGGAGGGAATACATTTCGACTTCTTGAAAGGTGTTACCATTTTAATATTCTGGAGGAAATAAGAAATAAAGTAACTAATGGGATCCCCTATATAGGCTGGAGTGCCGGGTCTAATCTTGCAGGACCTACTATTTGCACAACCAATGATATGCCAATCATAGAACCCGAAAAATTTAAAGCATTAAACCTTATTGATTATCAGATTAATCCCCATTATACCAACGCTCTACCGGCCGGGCATAAAGGGGAAACAAGAGACCAAAGATTGGAAGAATATATCACCATAAATAAAGAAGCCACTGTTCTGGCTATACCTGAAGGCACTTATCTTGTCCACGATCAAGATGGCCTTAGATACAAAGGGAAAAAGGAAGGTTTTAAATTTAAATATGGAAGTTCAAAAACTTCATTTGCTGATAATCAGACCTTTTGA